In the genome of Streptococcus oralis, one region contains:
- a CDS encoding M1 family metallopeptidase, which translates to MQAVEHFITQFVPEHYDLFLDLSRETKTFSGKVTITGQAQSDRISLHQKDLEITSVEVAGQARPFTVDHDNEALHIELAEAGQVELVIAFSGKITDNMTGIYPSYYTVDGIKKEVLSTQFESHFAREAFPCVDEPEAKATFDLALRFDQAEGEVALSNMPEIDVENRKETGIWKFETTPRMSSYLLAFVAGDLQGVTAKTKNGTLVGVYSTKAHPLSNLDFSLDIAVRSIEFYEDYYGVKYPIPQSLHIALPDFSAGAMENWGLVTYREVYLVVDENSTFASRQQVALVVAHELAHQWFGNLVTMKWWDDLWLNESFANMMEYVCVDAIEPSWNIFEDFQTGGVPAALKRDATDGVQSVHVEVKHPDEINTLFDGAIVYAKGSRLMHMLRRWLGDADFAKGLHAYFEKHQYSNTIGRDLWNALGQASGRDVAAFMDSWLEQPGYPVLTVKVENDVLKISQKQFFIGEHEDKNRLWVVPLNSNWKGLPDTLETESIEIPGYAALLAENKTALRLNTENTAHYITDYQGDLLEAVLAELESLDNTSKLQIVQERRLLAEAGHISYADLLPVLDKLAKEESYLVVSAISQVIAALERFIDEGTEAEKAFNSLVAKLARHNYDRLGFEAKEGESDEDELVRQLAVSMMIRSNDAEASQVASQIFVAHKENLVGLPAAIRAQVLINEMKHHETKDLVATYLDLYTHATDAVFKRQLAGALAYSTDADNIQTLISSWKDKFVVKPQDLSAWYYQFLDHQTTQETVWVWARENWAWIKAALGGDMSFDSFVILPAHVFKTEQRLAEYKEFFEPQLSDLALSRNIRMGIKEIAARVDLIKREKAAVEAVVAQYAKA; encoded by the coding sequence ATGCAAGCAGTTGAACATTTTATTACGCAATTTGTTCCTGAACATTATGATTTATTTTTAGACTTGAGTCGTGAGACCAAGACCTTTTCTGGGAAGGTGACCATTACTGGTCAAGCACAGAGTGACCGTATTTCCCTTCACCAAAAAGACTTGGAAATCACTTCTGTAGAAGTTGCGGGTCAAGCTCGTCCATTTACAGTTGACCATGACAATGAAGCCCTTCATATCGAATTGGCTGAGGCTGGTCAAGTTGAATTGGTCATTGCTTTTTCAGGAAAAATTACAGACAACATGACAGGGATTTACCCTTCTTACTACACAGTTGATGGTATCAAGAAGGAAGTCTTGTCTACTCAGTTTGAAAGCCATTTTGCGCGTGAAGCCTTCCCATGTGTGGACGAGCCTGAAGCCAAGGCTACTTTTGACCTCGCTCTTCGTTTTGATCAAGCAGAAGGTGAAGTGGCCTTGTCAAACATGCCAGAAATTGATGTGGAAAACCGTAAGGAAACAGGCATCTGGAAGTTTGAAACAACACCTCGCATGTCTTCTTACTTGTTGGCCTTTGTAGCAGGTGATTTGCAAGGTGTGACCGCTAAAACTAAAAATGGTACCCTCGTAGGTGTCTACTCAACCAAAGCCCACCCACTATCTAACCTTGATTTCTCATTAGACATCGCTGTTCGCTCAATCGAGTTTTACGAAGATTACTACGGAGTTAAGTATCCAATCCCTCAATCACTTCACATCGCCCTTCCTGACTTCTCAGCTGGTGCCATGGAAAACTGGGGTCTTGTGACCTACCGTGAAGTTTACTTGGTTGTGGATGAGAACTCAACCTTTGCTAGCCGTCAACAAGTAGCTCTTGTGGTGGCGCATGAGTTGGCTCACCAATGGTTTGGAAACCTCGTGACTATGAAATGGTGGGATGACCTCTGGCTCAATGAAAGCTTCGCTAACATGATGGAATACGTCTGTGTGGATGCCATCGAGCCAAGTTGGAATATCTTTGAAGACTTCCAAACAGGTGGTGTTCCAGCGGCGCTTAAACGTGACGCGACGGATGGCGTGCAGTCTGTTCACGTCGAAGTCAAACACCCAGATGAAATCAATACCCTCTTTGATGGCGCTATCGTCTATGCCAAAGGAAGCCGTCTCATGCACATGCTTCGTCGTTGGCTAGGTGATGCGGATTTCGCTAAAGGATTGCATGCCTACTTTGAAAAACACCAGTACAGCAATACCATCGGTCGTGACCTTTGGAATGCCCTTGGTCAAGCATCAGGACGTGATGTTGCAGCCTTCATGGATTCTTGGTTGGAACAGCCTGGTTATCCAGTTCTCACTGTCAAAGTTGAAAATGATGTCTTGAAGATTTCACAAAAACAATTCTTCATCGGTGAACACGAAGACAAGAACCGTCTCTGGGTGGTGCCACTCAACAGCAACTGGAAAGGCCTACCAGATACTCTTGAAACTGAAAGCATCGAAATCCCTGGCTATGCCGCTCTTCTTGCTGAAAATAAAACAGCTCTTCGTCTTAACACCGAAAATACTGCCCACTACATCACAGACTATCAAGGAGACTTGTTAGAAGCTGTTCTTGCTGAGCTAGAGTCACTTGATAACACAAGTAAACTGCAAATCGTTCAAGAACGTCGTCTGCTTGCTGAAGCAGGGCACATTTCTTATGCAGACTTGCTCCCAGTCCTTGATAAACTTGCTAAGGAAGAGTCTTACCTTGTGGTTTCAGCTATTTCTCAAGTGATTGCTGCCCTTGAACGCTTTATCGATGAAGGTACAGAAGCTGAGAAAGCCTTTAATAGTCTGGTTGCTAAATTGGCTCGTCATAACTATGACCGTCTTGGTTTTGAAGCTAAAGAAGGGGAATCAGATGAGGATGAATTGGTTCGTCAGTTGGCCGTTTCTATGATGATTCGCTCAAATGATGCAGAAGCTAGTCAAGTCGCTAGCCAAATCTTTGTAGCTCACAAGGAAAATCTTGTAGGACTTCCAGCAGCCATCCGTGCTCAAGTTCTCATCAATGAAATGAAACACCATGAGACCAAGGACTTGGTCGCAACTTATCTTGACCTCTACACTCATGCCACAGATGCTGTCTTCAAACGTCAGTTGGCAGGAGCTCTTGCATACAGTACAGATGCTGACAATATCCAAACCTTGATTAGCTCATGGAAAGATAAATTTGTGGTGAAACCACAAGACTTGTCTGCTTGGTATTACCAGTTCCTAGATCATCAAACAACTCAAGAAACTGTTTGGGTATGGGCGCGTGAAAACTGGGCTTGGATCAAGGCAGCACTCGGTGGGGATATGAGCTTTGATAGCTTTGTTATCCTTCCTGCTCATGTATTTAAGACAGAGCAACGCTTGGCAGAGTACAAGGAATTCTTTGAGCCACAACTCTCTGACCTTGCGCTTAGTCGTAACATCCGTATGGGAATTAAGGAAATCGCAGCGCGTGTCGACTTGATTAAGCGAGAGAAAGCAGCAGTAGAAGCTGTTGTAGCCCAATATGCTAAAGCTTAA
- a CDS encoding ASCH domain-containing protein, whose protein sequence is MTPQEMWNIYKKINPSIGDEIDAWAFGVEADTLADLVLKGEKTATASAYDLYALEDEPLPQEGTFDVILDSQNQAICIVEITKVSVQPFHQVSADHAYKEGEGDKSLAYWRQVHEDFFTEWMREAGLTFTPDSKVVLEEFRKVYPL, encoded by the coding sequence ATGACACCGCAAGAAATGTGGAATATTTACAAGAAAATCAATCCCTCTATCGGAGATGAGATAGATGCCTGGGCTTTTGGAGTGGAAGCCGATACCTTGGCAGATTTGGTTTTAAAAGGCGAAAAGACAGCAACCGCCTCAGCCTACGATCTCTACGCACTAGAAGACGAACCTCTTCCACAAGAAGGGACCTTCGATGTCATTTTAGATAGTCAAAATCAGGCTATCTGCATTGTCGAAATTACCAAGGTTTCCGTTCAGCCCTTTCATCAAGTTTCTGCTGACCATGCCTACAAGGAAGGGGAGGGGGATAAATCTTTAGCCTATTGGCGCCAGGTTCATGAGGACTTTTTCACCGAGTGGATGAGGGAAGCCGGACTGACTTTTACCCCTGACAGCAAGGTTGTTTTGGAAGAATTTCGCAAGGTCTACCCACTCTAG
- a CDS encoding DUF2829 domain-containing protein: MTFEEILPGLKVKKKYVRTGWGGAENYVQLFDTIEQNGVALEVTPYFLINVSGEGEGFSMWSPTPCDVLATDWVEVHD, translated from the coding sequence ATGACATTTGAAGAAATCCTGCCTGGGTTAAAGGTTAAGAAAAAATATGTACGAACTGGTTGGGGAGGGGCTGAAAACTATGTGCAACTTTTTGACACCATCGAGCAGAATGGAGTTGCACTTGAAGTGACGCCTTATTTCCTAATCAACGTGTCTGGAGAAGGGGAAGGTTTTTCCATGTGGAGTCCGACACCTTGTGATGTTTTGGCGACGGATTGGGTAGAAGTGCATGACTAG
- a CDS encoding sensor histidine kinase, protein MFNKLKKTWYADDFSYFIRNFGVFTLIFSAMTLIILQVMHSSLYTSVDEKLQALSSSPQAVIQLALNRATEEVKDIQPATADASKAEIKPNVSSNTEVLLFDKDFNQLLLGNRFLGLDKIKLDKKELNHIRQIQVVNSYGQEETYRMILMETNSSSVSSNVKYAAVLINTSQLEQISQNHEHLIVVVMASFWLLSLIASVYLARVSVKPLLESMQKQKSFVENASHELRTPLAVLQNRLENLFRKPEATIMESSESIASSLEEVRNMRFLTTNLLNLARRDDGIKPEIAEVSPQFFKTTFANYELIASENDRVFDYENRIYRPFMTDQLLLKQLMTILFDNAIKYTEEDGKIEFVVYATDRHLYLTVTDNGIGISAPDKKKIFDRFYRVDKARTRQKGGFGLGLSLAKQIVDALRGTISVKDNKPRGTIFEVKIAIQSPPKRKNK, encoded by the coding sequence ATGTTCAATAAACTAAAAAAAACATGGTATGCGGATGATTTCAGTTATTTTATTCGAAACTTTGGAGTGTTCACCCTGATCTTCTCTGCTATGACCTTGATTATCCTTCAGGTCATGCACTCGAGTCTCTACACTTCTGTAGATGAAAAACTCCAAGCCCTTAGTAGTAGTCCCCAAGCGGTTATCCAGTTAGCCCTGAATAGGGCAACTGAAGAGGTCAAGGACATCCAACCCGCAACCGCGGATGCCAGCAAGGCTGAAATCAAACCCAATGTCAGTTCCAATACGGAAGTCTTGCTCTTTGACAAGGATTTTAACCAACTCTTACTGGGCAATCGTTTTTTAGGCTTGGATAAGATCAAACTGGACAAGAAAGAGTTGAATCACATTCGGCAAATCCAAGTTGTCAATAGCTACGGTCAGGAAGAAACCTACCGGATGATCTTGATGGAAACCAATTCTTCCTCCGTATCAAGCAATGTCAAATATGCGGCAGTCTTGATCAATACCAGCCAGCTTGAGCAAATCAGCCAAAACCACGAGCATTTAATTGTTGTAGTGATGGCTAGTTTCTGGCTTCTGTCTTTAATTGCCAGTGTTTACCTAGCACGTGTCAGTGTCAAACCCTTGCTGGAAAGCATGCAAAAGCAGAAGTCCTTTGTTGAAAATGCGAGTCACGAACTGAGAACACCTTTGGCCGTTTTACAAAATCGTTTAGAGAATCTCTTTCGAAAACCAGAGGCAACGATTATGGAATCCAGCGAAAGCATCGCTTCGAGTCTTGAAGAAGTTCGCAACATGCGCTTCCTTACAACTAATCTTCTCAACCTTGCACGTCGAGATGATGGAATCAAGCCAGAAATAGCAGAAGTATCACCACAGTTCTTTAAGACGACCTTTGCTAACTATGAGTTGATTGCTTCTGAAAATGATCGAGTTTTTGACTATGAAAATCGGATTTATCGTCCCTTCATGACCGATCAGTTGCTCCTAAAACAGCTCATGACCATCTTATTTGATAATGCTATCAAGTATACCGAAGAAGATGGGAAAATTGAGTTTGTGGTTTATGCTACAGATCGCCACCTCTATCTAACAGTAACAGATAATGGTATTGGAATCTCAGCTCCTGACAAGAAGAAAATTTTTGACCGCTTTTACCGTGTAGACAAGGCGAGAACCCGTCAGAAGGGTGGCTTTGGTCTAGGACTATCTTTGGCTAAGCAGATCGTAGATGCCTTACGAGGAACGATTAGCGTCAAAGATAACAAACCTAGAGGAACAATTTTTGAAGTTAAGATCGCTATTCAATCTCCTCCAAAACGTAAGAATAAATAA
- a CDS encoding GNAT family N-acetyltransferase, giving the protein MELFKTWKKNMVLYGLKSQIGSVYRNSDRTTSFYDVGNFLYLAGELDSRFWEDFVRKYGLDYKIIISENTNWQDFLHRKVGLNSFTRYSFKDKANFQVEFLNDLVTHLEEGYNIVPIDNHVYNCFSEEEWSQDLQGDFESYQDFALKGGFGFVILKNNELIAGISSGLVYRGAVEVEVATRPNEQGNGFAKKLGAAMILESLNRDMFPLWDAHNKASKKVAEFLGYELVEPYEAFELEESFI; this is encoded by the coding sequence ATGGAACTATTTAAAACATGGAAGAAAAATATGGTTCTATATGGTCTTAAATCTCAAATCGGATCTGTCTACCGAAATAGTGATAGGACAACGAGCTTTTATGATGTTGGGAATTTTCTATACCTAGCAGGGGAGTTGGATTCCAGATTTTGGGAAGATTTTGTTAGGAAATACGGTTTAGATTATAAGATTATTATTTCAGAAAATACTAATTGGCAAGATTTTCTGCATCGGAAAGTGGGGCTAAATTCTTTTACTCGCTATTCTTTTAAAGATAAGGCAAATTTTCAAGTTGAATTTCTAAATGATCTAGTTACTCATTTAGAGGAAGGTTACAATATTGTGCCCATTGATAATCATGTTTATAACTGCTTTTCTGAGGAAGAATGGTCACAAGATTTACAGGGGGATTTTGAGTCCTACCAGGATTTTGCTTTAAAAGGTGGATTTGGCTTTGTGATTCTTAAAAATAATGAACTGATTGCTGGGATTTCCTCAGGCTTAGTTTACCGTGGAGCAGTTGAAGTGGAAGTTGCAACTAGACCAAACGAACAAGGAAATGGATTTGCTAAAAAGCTTGGTGCTGCAATGATTCTAGAGAGTTTAAATAGAGATATGTTTCCACTTTGGGATGCTCATAACAAGGCTTCCAAAAAAGTAGCAGAATTTTTAGGATATGAGTTAGTTGAACCTTATGAAGCTTTTGAACTAGAGGAAAGTTTCATATAA
- a CDS encoding NUDIX hydrolase: MEIKNHFGVYGICFENEKLLCIEKTRGPYQHRYDLPGGSQQLGEGLTKTLIREVLEETGYKLKDYANPRIYDVLVQEDGQDFAVHHIMAFYDIVLDFEHSQNSIPNEVLDGSNDSANALWVNLEEITTENASPLVLKVKSELSGFPELDMTSYRNWKVK, encoded by the coding sequence ATGGAAATCAAAAATCACTTTGGAGTCTATGGTATTTGCTTTGAAAATGAGAAGCTTCTCTGCATTGAAAAAACGAGAGGCCCTTATCAACATCGTTATGATCTACCGGGTGGTAGTCAGCAACTTGGTGAAGGACTGACGAAAACTCTGATTAGAGAAGTTTTGGAAGAGACAGGATATAAGCTTAAGGATTACGCTAATCCTAGGATTTATGATGTGCTGGTTCAAGAAGATGGGCAAGACTTTGCAGTACATCATATCATGGCCTTTTATGATATAGTCCTCGATTTTGAACACTCTCAAAATTCAATTCCTAATGAAGTTCTTGATGGAAGTAATGATTCAGCAAATGCACTTTGGGTGAATTTGGAAGAAATTACTACAGAAAATGCATCGCCATTAGTTTTGAAGGTTAAGTCTGAATTATCAGGATTTCCAGAATTAGATATGACAAGCTATAGAAATTGGAAGGTGAAGTAG
- a CDS encoding 3-oxoacyl-ACP reductase translates to MTRRVLITGVSSGIGLAQARLFLENGYQVYGVDQGENPLLQGDFHFLQRDLTLDLEPIFDWCPQVDVLCNTAGVLDDYKPLLEQTAQEIQEIFEINYIIPVELTRHYLTQMLESKKGIIINMCSIASSLAGGGGHAYTSSKHALAGFTKQLALDYAEAGIQVFGIAPGAVKTGMTAADFEPGGLADWVASETPIKRWIEPEEVAEISLFLASGKASAMQGQILTIDGGWSLK, encoded by the coding sequence ATGACTAGACGTGTATTGATTACGGGAGTGAGTTCAGGGATTGGTCTGGCTCAAGCTCGACTCTTTTTAGAGAATGGCTATCAAGTTTATGGAGTTGACCAAGGCGAAAATCCACTTTTACAGGGTGATTTCCACTTTTTACAGAGAGATTTGACTTTGGACTTGGAGCCGATTTTTGACTGGTGCCCTCAGGTGGATGTTTTGTGTAATACGGCCGGTGTATTGGATGATTACAAACCACTTTTGGAGCAAACAGCTCAGGAAATTCAAGAGATTTTTGAAATCAACTACATAATTCCTGTTGAGTTAACTCGACATTATTTGACACAAATGCTGGAAAGTAAAAAAGGGATCATCATCAATATGTGTTCGATTGCTTCGAGTCTGGCTGGCGGAGGTGGACACGCTTATACTTCTTCCAAACATGCCTTGGCTGGCTTCACCAAGCAGTTGGCTCTAGACTATGCTGAAGCTGGGATTCAGGTATTTGGCATCGCACCTGGCGCTGTCAAGACTGGAATGACTGCTGCGGACTTTGAGCCAGGTGGGTTGGCTGACTGGGTGGCTAGTGAAACGCCAATCAAGCGCTGGATTGAGCCAGAGGAAGTAGCAGAGATTAGTCTTTTCTTAGCAAGTGGAAAAGCGAGCGCCATGCAAGGGCAAATCCTCACGATTGATGGTGGTTGGTCTTTGAAGTAG
- the ciaR gene encoding two-component system response regulator CiaR: protein MIKILLVEDDLGLSNSVFDFLDDFADVMQVFDGEEGLYEAESGVYDLILLDLMLPEKNGFQVLKELREKGISTPVLIMTAKESLDDKGHGFELGADDYLTKPFYLEELKMRIQALLKRSGKFNENTLTYGDIVVNLSTNEVKVEDTPVELLGKEFELLVYFLQNQNVILPKTQIFDRLWGFDSDTTISVVEVYVSKVRKKLKGTAFAENLQTLRSVGYILKDVQ from the coding sequence ATGATAAAAATCTTATTAGTAGAAGATGACCTGGGCCTGTCAAACTCAGTATTTGACTTTTTAGATGATTTTGCAGATGTCATGCAGGTTTTTGATGGAGAAGAAGGTCTCTACGAAGCTGAAAGTGGCGTTTATGACTTGATTTTGCTTGACCTGATGTTGCCTGAAAAAAATGGTTTTCAAGTCTTGAAAGAGTTGCGAGAAAAAGGGATCTCAACACCAGTCCTTATCATGACTGCTAAGGAAAGTTTGGATGACAAGGGACATGGTTTTGAGTTGGGAGCGGATGACTACCTCACCAAGCCTTTCTACCTAGAAGAACTCAAAATGCGGATTCAAGCCCTTCTCAAACGTTCAGGCAAGTTTAACGAAAACACCTTGACCTATGGGGATATTGTCGTCAACCTTTCAACGAATGAAGTGAAAGTGGAAGATACTCCTGTGGAACTGCTCGGAAAAGAGTTTGAGTTATTGGTTTACTTCCTTCAAAATCAAAATGTTATTCTTCCCAAGACACAAATTTTTGACCGTCTATGGGGATTTGATAGCGATACGACTATTTCCGTTGTAGAAGTATATGTCTCAAAAGTTCGTAAGAAATTGAAGGGGACAGCCTTTGCTGAAAACCTTCAAACCTTGCGTAGTGTCGGGTATATTTTAAAAGATGTTCAATAA
- a CDS encoding glucosaminidase domain-containing protein, producing the protein MKKILLASTVVLSMAGFAKTSVHAEESQVTKKTQTTDVVEKKEEAAPKKEVPKVEAKKEPVVKGENSSKDDSSKKEKKEEVIKEGWKKEQENWRFYENNQPVVNWKKISGTWYYFDKNGIMLSNTIVDDYLVKGNGAMAENAWVKISDKWYYATASGKISRNKWEKIEGSWYYFDQDGVMLSRTIYNDYLFQGSGAMAENAWVKISDKWYYATASGKISRNKWEKIEGVWYYFDKEGVMLSRTIYNDYLFQGSGAMAENDWVKISDKWYYATASGKISRNKWEKIKGIWYYFNSDGVMASSQWKSDYYLKDSGAMAEKEWIFDKSYNSWFYLKSGGAYASREWIGSYYLKSGGYMAKNEWIFDKDYDAWYYLKDDGRYVTGTFTIKGKEYSFQNNGKWISEAKYYKVKPITAYVYSASGERLSYVSQGTIVSLGDAQSKKDSQIPVNISGLSGFMNKSDLVAIDKDSEFVPHYTSDGKYFYHELSPYVSLRVAPHSSAMTIGKKYYSTDGIHFDGFTIENPFLFRNLTKPSNYSAAELDKVYSLMNIRDSRLAGKGAIFKEAEKRYGVNALYLMAHSALESAWGRSQIAKDKNNFFGIAAYDSSPYTSAKKFDDVDKGILGAAKWIRENYIDYGRDHLGNKASGMNVRYASDPYWGEKIASIMMTINSKLGGKD; encoded by the coding sequence ATGAAGAAGATACTACTTGCAAGTACTGTCGTTCTTTCTATGGCAGGATTTGCAAAGACATCTGTACATGCTGAAGAATCTCAGGTTACGAAAAAAACTCAGACTACAGATGTAGTCGAGAAAAAAGAGGAAGCTGCTCCCAAGAAAGAAGTTCCTAAAGTCGAGGCGAAGAAAGAGCCGGTTGTAAAAGGGGAAAATTCTTCTAAAGATGACTCATCCAAAAAGGAAAAAAAAGAGGAAGTTATCAAGGAAGGTTGGAAAAAAGAGCAAGAAAACTGGCGTTTTTATGAAAATAACCAGCCTGTCGTAAACTGGAAAAAAATTAGTGGCACTTGGTATTACTTTGATAAAAATGGCATTATGCTCAGTAATACTATAGTTGATGATTACCTTGTCAAAGGTAATGGCGCAATGGCAGAAAACGCTTGGGTGAAAATATCTGACAAGTGGTACTATGCCACAGCTTCAGGCAAGATTTCTCGTAATAAGTGGGAGAAGATTGAAGGCAGCTGGTATTACTTTGATCAAGATGGTGTCATGCTTAGCCGTACTATCTACAATGACTACCTCTTCCAAGGCAGTGGTGCCATGGCGGAAAACGCTTGGGTAAAAATATCTGACAAGTGGTACTATGCCACAGCTTCAGGCAAGATTTCTCGCAACAAATGGGAAAAGATTGAGGGCGTCTGGTATTACTTTGATAAAGAAGGTGTCATGCTTAGTCGCACCATCTATAATGACTATCTCTTCCAAGGTAGTGGTGCCATGGCAGAAAACGATTGGGTGAAAATATCTGACAAGTGGTACTATGCAACAGCTTCAGGCAAGATTTCCCGCAATAAATGGGAAAAAATCAAAGGAATATGGTACTATTTTAATAGCGATGGTGTGATGGCAAGTAGCCAGTGGAAAAGTGACTACTATCTGAAAGATAGTGGCGCTATGGCGGAAAAAGAGTGGATTTTTGATAAATCCTACAATAGCTGGTTCTACTTGAAATCAGGTGGGGCCTACGCTTCCCGTGAATGGATTGGATCATACTACCTTAAATCTGGTGGCTATATGGCCAAAAATGAATGGATTTTTGACAAAGATTACGATGCTTGGTACTATCTAAAAGATGATGGTCGATATGTAACAGGTACTTTTACGATCAAAGGTAAAGAGTATTCCTTCCAAAATAATGGGAAGTGGATCTCAGAGGCAAAATATTACAAAGTGAAACCGATTACTGCTTATGTTTATAGCGCTTCTGGTGAAAGATTGAGTTATGTATCACAGGGAACTATCGTCTCACTTGGAGATGCACAATCTAAAAAAGATAGTCAAATACCAGTCAATATTTCTGGTTTATCCGGCTTCATGAATAAAAGTGATTTAGTAGCTATTGATAAGGACAGTGAATTTGTCCCTCATTATACAAGTGATGGCAAGTATTTTTACCATGAGTTGTCACCTTATGTGAGTCTCCGTGTTGCGCCACATAGCTCAGCTATGACTATTGGTAAGAAATATTATTCAACTGATGGAATTCATTTTGATGGCTTTACCATTGAAAACCCCTTCCTCTTTAGAAATTTGACTAAACCAAGTAATTACAGCGCAGCTGAATTGGATAAAGTTTATTCTTTGATGAATATTCGGGATAGTCGTCTCGCTGGTAAGGGTGCTATTTTTAAGGAAGCTGAGAAACGCTATGGTGTGAATGCTCTTTACTTAATGGCTCATAGTGCACTTGAGAGTGCTTGGGGACGGAGCCAGATTGCCAAGGATAAGAATAACTTCTTTGGAATTGCAGCTTATGATTCGAGCCCATATACCTCGGCCAAAAAATTTGATGATGTGGATAAGGGGATCCTCGGCGCGGCTAAGTGGATTCGTGAAAATTACATTGACTATGGACGGGACCATCTTGGAAACAAGGCTTCTGGTATGAATGTACGCTATGCTTCTGACCCATACTGGGGAGAGAAAATTGCCAGTATCATGATGACTATCAATAGCAAACTTGGTGGGAAAGACTAG
- a CDS encoding putative PEP-binding protein, translating to MKKQLALSGEKIAEKVYPQLFHHVGMIRGEYLLRELNQNILLPSCQQFIKDYLDTVCSLYSGEEVWYRFSELTNTEANCLKGTKEYFDENHPLFGYRGTRRLLACPDEFQAEAHVVTEVYQTNPNLSVIFPFVNDADQLKQAITALRQHGFTGKIGTMIELPSAYFDLDRIIETGISKIIVGMNDLTSFVFATVRNSQWHDMESPIMLDMLRQMQDKAMIKKIDFAVAGYLNASFIQKMNQMGIKCIIHYSSIPEIFNLEIDHPDHLKRVKEVSKKLQRSKL from the coding sequence ATGAAAAAACAGCTAGCCCTTAGTGGCGAGAAAATCGCTGAAAAAGTTTACCCACAACTATTTCACCATGTTGGTATGATTCGTGGGGAATACTTGTTGAGAGAGCTCAATCAAAACATCCTGTTACCAAGTTGTCAGCAATTTATAAAAGATTATCTAGACACCGTTTGCTCCTTGTACTCTGGTGAAGAGGTGTGGTATCGTTTTTCAGAATTAACGAATACAGAAGCTAATTGTCTAAAGGGGACTAAAGAGTATTTTGATGAAAATCATCCCTTGTTTGGATATAGAGGAACTAGGCGTTTATTGGCGTGTCCGGATGAATTTCAGGCTGAGGCACATGTCGTTACAGAAGTTTATCAAACAAATCCCAATCTGTCTGTTATTTTTCCTTTTGTCAATGATGCCGACCAGTTAAAACAAGCTATTACAGCATTGCGTCAGCATGGTTTTACTGGGAAAATCGGCACAATGATTGAATTACCGTCAGCTTATTTTGACTTGGACAGAATAATAGAAACGGGTATTTCAAAGATTATAGTTGGAATGAATGATTTGACTTCTTTTGTTTTTGCGACTGTGAGAAATAGTCAATGGCATGATATGGAAAGTCCAATTATGTTAGATATGCTAAGACAGATGCAGGATAAAGCAATGATAAAAAAGATTGACTTTGCTGTAGCAGGCTATCTGAATGCTTCTTTCATACAAAAAATGAATCAGATGGGTATCAAGTGTATTATCCACTACAGTTCTATTCCAGAGATTTTTAATTTAGAGATTGACCATCCAGACCACCTCAAACGTGTAAAAGAAGTAAGTAAAAAATTACAAAGGAGCAAACTATGA
- a CDS encoding DUF3270 domain-containing protein, translated as MPARKLEAYEFEQAPESKQTPLYQDYTPEAPIGSNLKEILFFVNIACFCIFMVLFSFIFLALKLNTALSFIAAMGTSFALLQLQRKIIKQKILK; from the coding sequence ATGCCCGCAAGAAAACTAGAAGCTTATGAGTTTGAACAAGCCCCCGAATCAAAACAAACTCCGCTTTATCAAGATTATACACCAGAAGCCCCTATCGGCTCTAACCTAAAAGAGATTTTATTTTTTGTAAATATTGCTTGTTTTTGTATTTTTATGGTGCTTTTTAGCTTTATCTTTTTAGCCTTAAAATTGAATACAGCTTTATCATTTATCGCTGCTATGGGGACAAGCTTCGCACTTTTACAACTCCAAAGAAAGATTATTAAACAAAAAATTTTAAAATAA